A stretch of Geomonas oryzisoli DNA encodes these proteins:
- a CDS encoding phosphatase PAP2 family protein: protein MSSSRSFLVTLVLWSSLVGVSTASADSALIGHTVMTAIPVSAIAIAFFKHDTEGEKQWLRNLAVNQALTSVARLGFNETDWGRRPNGHPYGFPSGHVAFAGSGAAFLSERYGWKYGVPAWLATAYVAYNRVDNNDHRWRDVIASGLLSYGVGKLFVTPENATHIAPVIGPEWFGMRWQRSW from the coding sequence ATGTCATCATCACGCTCGTTCCTGGTAACGCTGGTCCTTTGGTCCTCGCTGGTCGGAGTATCGACAGCCTCAGCCGACAGCGCACTCATCGGCCACACGGTCATGACCGCCATTCCCGTGTCCGCCATCGCAATCGCCTTCTTCAAGCACGACACCGAGGGAGAGAAGCAATGGCTGCGCAACCTTGCCGTCAACCAGGCACTCACCTCCGTCGCCAGGCTCGGTTTCAACGAGACCGACTGGGGCCGCCGCCCCAACGGGCATCCTTACGGGTTTCCCTCGGGGCATGTCGCTTTCGCCGGGTCCGGCGCTGCCTTCCTCAGCGAGCGCTATGGCTGGAAATACGGGGTGCCCGCCTGGCTTGCCACCGCGTACGTCGCCTACAACCGCGTCGACAACAACGACCACCGCTGGCGCGACGTGATCGCCTCGGGCCTGTTGTCCTACGGTGTGGGCAAACTGTTCGTCACCCCGGAAAACGCAACCCACATAGCGCCGGTGATAGGACCGGAATGGTTCGGCATGCGCTGGCAACGTTCCTGGTAA
- a CDS encoding DUF72 domain-containing protein, with the protein MAKLYLGCSGFSYNHWRGNFYPAELKTKEWFEHYRSIFDTVELNVTFYRTPTAATFKHWHDESEANFTFAVKGSRYITHIKRLHDIEGALSKFFGPTHELQEKLQVVLWQFPPQFKVDLKRLEHFLDQVAPYHGRHTLEFRNESWLTDEVVSICRDRNVSLCMADHPVFIDAPPITADFVYIRRHGMEGSYNGFYTKEQLEKDVVRIRKYLSRGLDVYIYFNNDMGGAAPQNARDLAIMMQAPLDKE; encoded by the coding sequence ATGGCAAAGCTCTATCTAGGCTGCAGCGGTTTCAGCTACAACCATTGGCGCGGCAACTTCTACCCGGCTGAACTTAAGACCAAAGAGTGGTTCGAACACTACCGCTCAATCTTCGACACGGTTGAGCTCAACGTCACTTTCTACCGGACTCCTACCGCTGCCACCTTCAAGCACTGGCACGACGAAAGCGAGGCGAACTTCACCTTCGCCGTGAAAGGGAGCCGCTACATAACCCACATAAAGAGGCTGCACGACATCGAAGGCGCCCTCTCCAAATTCTTCGGGCCGACCCATGAGTTGCAGGAGAAACTGCAGGTCGTGCTCTGGCAGTTCCCCCCGCAGTTCAAGGTGGACCTGAAGAGACTGGAGCATTTCCTGGACCAGGTCGCGCCGTACCACGGCAGGCACACGCTGGAGTTCAGAAACGAAAGCTGGCTCACCGACGAGGTCGTGAGTATCTGCCGCGACCGCAACGTGTCGCTGTGCATGGCGGACCACCCGGTATTCATCGACGCACCGCCCATCACTGCGGACTTCGTCTATATCAGGCGGCATGGGATGGAGGGGAGTTACAACGGGTTCTACACGAAGGAACAACTGGAAAAGGACGTGGTGAGGATCAGGAAGTACTTGAGCCGCGGCCTGGACGTCTATATCTACTTCAACAACGACATGGGTGGCGCTGCACCGCAAAATGCCAGGGATCTGGCCATAATGATGCAGGCGCCGCTGGACAAAGAGTAA
- a CDS encoding intradiol ring-cleavage dioxygenase, producing the protein MFMPRYVISLSLLLLVNATSSSGLAASCPPTPWDEIGPFYRPNAPVRDTIGKGYLLSGTVRSSADCSPIPKARIEFWQAGPDGRYDDAYRATVYSDSRGRYRLQTFPAVPYANRPPHIHILVDVKEFEGLVTQHYPKRGAQKAQLDLVLVPEGKEGGESKGRAGDLVRPGTGTR; encoded by the coding sequence ATGTTTATGCCTCGTTACGTCATTTCTCTTTCACTGTTACTGCTAGTCAACGCCACCTCGTCCTCTGGTCTTGCCGCCTCCTGTCCGCCCACCCCATGGGACGAGATCGGTCCTTTTTACCGCCCCAACGCGCCGGTGCGCGACACCATCGGCAAAGGTTATCTCCTGAGCGGCACGGTCCGTTCCTCAGCCGATTGCTCGCCCATCCCCAAGGCCCGCATCGAGTTTTGGCAGGCCGGTCCCGACGGCCGGTATGACGATGCCTACCGCGCGACCGTCTACTCGGACAGCAGGGGGCGCTACCGCCTCCAGACCTTCCCGGCCGTTCCCTACGCCAATCGCCCGCCTCACATCCACATCCTGGTGGACGTGAAGGAGTTCGAGGGACTGGTGACGCAGCATTATCCCAAACGAGGCGCCCAAAAGGCGCAACTTGACCTGGTGCTGGTGCCCGAAGGAAAGGAGGGAGGGGAGTCGAAAGGCCGGGCCGGTGACCTGGTCCGGCCCGGAACGGGAACTCGCTAG
- a CDS encoding YaeQ family protein has protein sequence MALPSTIYRASVQLSDLDRQIYADIQTTVAQHPSETAERLLARLLAYALCYEEDLSFTKGVGSGDEPDLWSKGPDGRVQLWVEVGQPDPERLAKSCRHVERAFLFAFGANVGRWLPQHQQKLAGIKNLSVLTLDFKFLTLLSAKLERVINWSVTVTEGNIYLTAGDQTIETTLEHVCGPPLVG, from the coding sequence ATGGCTCTCCCTTCCACCATTTACCGCGCCTCCGTGCAACTGTCGGATCTGGATCGTCAGATCTACGCCGATATTCAGACCACCGTCGCCCAGCATCCCTCCGAGACTGCGGAGCGGCTGCTGGCCAGGCTTTTGGCCTACGCGCTTTGCTACGAGGAGGATCTGTCCTTCACCAAGGGGGTCGGTTCCGGCGACGAGCCTGATCTCTGGAGCAAAGGTCCGGACGGCAGGGTGCAACTCTGGGTCGAGGTGGGGCAACCGGACCCGGAGCGGCTCGCCAAATCCTGCCGCCACGTAGAGCGCGCTTTCCTGTTTGCCTTCGGCGCCAACGTCGGCCGCTGGCTGCCGCAGCACCAGCAAAAGCTGGCCGGCATCAAGAACCTCTCGGTGCTCACCCTCGATTTCAAGTTTCTCACCCTGCTTTCTGCTAAACTGGAACGGGTCATCAACTGGTCCGTCACGGTCACAGAGGGAAACATCTATCTCACCGCCGGCGATCAGACCATTGAGACTACACTGGAACATGTCTGCGGTCCTCCCTTGGTAGGCTGA
- a CDS encoding YkgJ family cysteine cluster protein, whose protein sequence is MQEILKRNRALLAQVDDWFARCMAAYPQHIACQGGCSGCCRGTFDITLLDAYFLKRGFDQLSDAVKEQVLVKCRERLTLMREQWPELDHPFVLNYRPEEDWELLMPDEDETPCVLLGDDGRCLVYEYRPMTCRLHGIPLVDAEGEVMHDEWCTMNFTSVDPLVLPALTAPFDAIFTEEVALFRDFTQKLLGQRVSELDTFIPLALMIDFDGFDWRRWAGEGED, encoded by the coding sequence ATGCAAGAAATCCTGAAAAGAAATCGCGCGTTGCTGGCGCAGGTGGATGACTGGTTTGCCCGCTGCATGGCTGCTTATCCCCAGCACATCGCCTGCCAGGGCGGCTGCTCGGGCTGCTGCCGGGGCACCTTCGATATCACCCTGCTGGACGCTTATTTCCTCAAGCGCGGCTTCGACCAGCTGTCAGACGCGGTGAAGGAGCAGGTGTTGGTTAAGTGCCGCGAGCGGCTTACGCTGATGCGGGAACAGTGGCCTGAACTGGACCACCCTTTCGTGCTCAATTACCGCCCGGAGGAGGACTGGGAACTGCTCATGCCCGACGAGGACGAGACCCCTTGCGTGCTGCTCGGCGACGATGGCCGCTGCCTGGTCTACGAGTACCGCCCCATGACCTGCCGGCTGCACGGCATCCCGCTGGTGGACGCGGAAGGGGAGGTCATGCACGACGAGTGGTGCACCATGAATTTCACCTCGGTGGACCCCTTGGTACTGCCGGCTCTCACCGCTCCCTTCGATGCCATCTTCACGGAGGAGGTGGCCCTGTTCCGGGATTTCACCCAGAAGCTGCTCGGACAGAGGGTGAGTGAGTTGGATACCTTCATCCCGTTGGCGCTGATGATCGATTTCGACGGGTTCGACTGGAGGCGCTGGGCGGGGGAGGGGGAGGATTAA
- the pyrE gene encoding orotate phosphoribosyltransferase produces the protein MTEKERLKKIIIELSYEKRNVTLASGRQSDFYFDGKQTTLHPEGGYLTGKLFFEAIKDVEGVEGVGGLTLGADPIATATSVVSFLEGKPVPGFIIRKEPKGHGTGAWLEGRKNLKPGSKVVIVEDVVTSGGSSLKAIKRAEEEGLVVLGVVTLVDREEGGRENIEAEGYWLKSIFTKAEILA, from the coding sequence ATGACCGAAAAGGAAAGACTGAAAAAGATCATCATTGAGCTGTCCTACGAGAAGAGGAACGTGACCTTGGCTTCCGGTCGTCAGAGCGATTTTTACTTTGACGGGAAGCAGACCACGCTGCACCCCGAGGGCGGCTACCTGACCGGCAAGCTCTTCTTCGAAGCCATCAAGGATGTGGAAGGTGTTGAAGGGGTAGGGGGGCTCACCCTCGGCGCCGACCCGATCGCCACCGCGACCTCCGTGGTCAGCTTCCTGGAAGGAAAGCCGGTTCCGGGCTTCATCATCCGCAAGGAGCCCAAAGGGCACGGCACCGGTGCCTGGCTGGAAGGGCGCAAGAACCTGAAACCCGGCTCCAAGGTAGTCATCGTCGAAGACGTCGTGACCAGCGGCGGTTCTTCCCTGAAGGCCATCAAGCGCGCCGAAGAAGAAGGGTTGGTGGTGCTTGGCGTGGTCACCCTGGTTGACCGCGAGGAAGGCGGCCGCGAGAACATCGAAGCCGAAGGGTACTGGCTGAAGTCCATCTTCACCAAGGCCGAGATTCTCGCATAA
- the purF gene encoding amidophosphoribosyltransferase yields MMMRRPEEECGIFGVFNHPEASNLTYLGLYALQHRGQESCGIVSSDGSTLHAHKSMGLVADVFGNPEIFKTLPGRSAIGHVRYSTTGSSVIKNVQPINVDYSRGSIAIAHNGNIVNAQIIKDELEAYGSIFQTTMDTEIIVHLLATSKQNSLLDRITDALTRIQGAYCLLFLTESRMVAVRDPNGFRPLCLGRQGSAYVVASESCALDLIDAEFIREIEPGEVIVIDKNGLTSFFPLKKVQPTPCIFEFVYFARPDSHIFGKNVYQVRKEQGRQLAREHKVDADIVIPIPDSGVPAALGYAEESGIPFELGLIRNHYVGRTFIEPQQAIRHFGVKIKLNPVREVLKGKRVVVIDDSIVRGTTSRKIVKMIRNAGAAEVHVRISSPPTSYPCYYGIDTPNRKELISSSHSIDEIRRYITADSLGYLSEEGLMSTVGAENAGFCTACFTGGYPVKFPRLMDQDEPQMGLFEKETAEQ; encoded by the coding sequence ATGATGATGCGCAGGCCCGAAGAAGAGTGCGGCATTTTCGGTGTATTCAACCACCCGGAGGCGTCGAACCTCACCTATCTCGGGCTCTACGCCTTGCAGCACAGGGGACAGGAAAGTTGCGGTATCGTCTCCTCGGACGGAAGTACCCTGCACGCGCATAAAAGCATGGGGCTCGTCGCCGACGTGTTCGGCAACCCCGAAATCTTCAAGACGCTGCCCGGCCGTTCCGCCATCGGCCACGTACGTTACTCGACCACCGGTTCCTCGGTCATCAAGAACGTCCAGCCCATCAACGTGGACTACTCCCGCGGCTCCATCGCGATAGCCCACAACGGCAATATCGTCAACGCCCAGATCATCAAGGACGAGCTGGAGGCCTACGGTTCCATCTTCCAGACCACCATGGACACCGAGATCATCGTCCACCTGCTCGCCACTTCGAAACAGAACTCGCTGCTGGACCGCATCACCGACGCGCTCACCCGCATCCAGGGCGCCTACTGCCTCCTCTTCCTGACCGAAAGCCGCATGGTGGCGGTGCGCGACCCCAACGGTTTCCGCCCGCTTTGCCTGGGCCGCCAGGGGAGCGCCTACGTGGTCGCCTCCGAGAGCTGCGCCCTCGACCTCATCGACGCCGAGTTCATCCGCGAGATCGAGCCGGGCGAGGTGATCGTCATCGACAAGAACGGCCTGACCTCCTTCTTCCCGCTCAAGAAGGTGCAGCCCACCCCGTGCATCTTCGAGTTCGTCTACTTCGCGCGTCCCGACTCCCACATCTTCGGCAAGAACGTGTACCAGGTACGCAAGGAGCAGGGGCGTCAACTGGCCCGCGAGCACAAGGTCGACGCCGACATCGTCATTCCGATCCCGGATTCCGGCGTCCCCGCGGCGCTCGGCTACGCCGAGGAATCCGGCATCCCGTTCGAGTTGGGGCTCATCCGTAACCACTACGTCGGCCGCACCTTCATCGAGCCGCAACAGGCGATCCGCCACTTCGGCGTCAAGATCAAGCTGAACCCGGTGCGCGAGGTGCTGAAGGGCAAGCGCGTCGTGGTCATCGACGACTCCATCGTGCGCGGCACCACCTCCCGCAAGATCGTCAAGATGATCAGGAACGCCGGAGCCGCCGAGGTGCACGTGCGCATCTCCTCCCCGCCGACCAGCTACCCCTGCTACTACGGCATCGACACCCCGAACCGCAAGGAGCTGATCTCTTCGTCGCACTCGATCGACGAGATCCGCCGCTATATAACCGCCGACTCGCTCGGGTACCTTTCCGAAGAAGGTCTCATGTCAACCGTCGGCGCCGAGAATGCCGGATTCTGCACCGCCTGCTTTACCGGGGGGTACCCGGTTAAATTCCCGCGTCTGATGGATCAGGATGAACCGCAGATGGGACTATTCGAAAAGGAGACTGCCGAGCAATGA
- a CDS encoding phosphoribosylformylglycinamidine synthase subunit PurQ, with protein MTKAKALVITGNGTNCETEAAHACKLGGFDEARIAHIAELLTGEVTLDDYHFLNLTGGFLDGDDLGSAKAQANRLRYAAVEGKEERLVDQITRFIADGKLILGVCNGFQLLVKMGMLPALGGNYLNQTATLTYNEGGRFQDRWCYLKVDAASPSLYTRGIEGGVYLPVRHGEGKFLVDDAKTLEAIEAKHLSCLKYSDKNYTAATMEFPENPNGSVNAIAGICDETGRIMGLMPHPEAFVHRTQHPRWTREELPEEGEGLIFFKNAAKYVKENF; from the coding sequence ATGACCAAGGCTAAAGCGCTTGTCATAACAGGCAACGGCACCAACTGCGAAACCGAGGCGGCCCACGCCTGCAAGCTGGGCGGCTTCGACGAGGCGCGCATCGCCCATATAGCTGAACTGCTGACCGGTGAGGTCACCCTGGACGATTACCACTTCCTGAACCTGACCGGGGGCTTCCTGGACGGCGACGACCTGGGGAGCGCCAAGGCCCAGGCCAACCGCCTGCGCTACGCTGCCGTGGAAGGCAAAGAAGAGCGCCTGGTGGACCAGATCACCCGCTTCATCGCCGACGGCAAGTTGATCCTCGGCGTCTGCAACGGGTTCCAGCTCCTGGTGAAGATGGGGATGCTTCCGGCCCTCGGCGGCAACTACCTGAACCAGACGGCGACGCTGACCTACAATGAAGGCGGCCGCTTCCAGGACCGTTGGTGCTACTTGAAGGTCGACGCGGCTTCCCCGTCCCTGTACACCCGCGGCATCGAAGGGGGCGTCTACCTCCCGGTACGCCACGGCGAAGGGAAGTTCCTGGTGGACGACGCCAAGACCCTGGAGGCGATTGAGGCCAAGCACCTCTCCTGCCTCAAGTACTCCGATAAGAACTACACGGCAGCCACCATGGAGTTCCCGGAGAACCCCAACGGCTCCGTGAACGCCATCGCCGGTATCTGCGACGAGACCGGCAGGATCATGGGGCTCATGCCGCACCCCGAGGCCTTCGTGCACCGCACCCAGCATCCGCGCTGGACCCGCGAGGAACTGCCGGAAGAGGGCGAAGGCCTGATCTTCTTCAAGAACGCGGCGAAGTACGTGAAAGAAAACTTCTAG
- a CDS encoding phosphoribosylformylglycinamidine synthase subunit PurS, whose product MPHRIEITLKDEVRDPRGERIKREIAHFLHLDVADVRTIDVYTVDAPLSAEELNQVAAGPFSDPVIQNYSIDKPAAAGFDYLVEVGFRPGVTDNIGRTAGEAIGYLLGRPLAAGEGVYTSVQYLISGKLSQSDAEKIATGLLCNTLIQRYQILDAATFKAQGGVAPFVPKVQVEAKVEVNTINLEVSDEELMRISRDGVLALTLDEMKIIQAHYRDPQVVEKRKSLGLGAAPTDVELEALAQTWSEHCKHKIFSADVTYDDGTGKTEKINSLFKSYIQKTTADVRAAQGDKDYCLSVFKDNAGVIKFNDDWSLVFKVETHNSPSALDPYGGALTGIVGVNRDPFGTGKGAKLIFNTDVFCFADPFYEKELPKRLLHPRRIYEGVVEGVEHGGNKSGIPTVNGSLVFDERFAGKPLVFCGTAGLMPATIKGEASHKKNIIPGDLIVMTGGRIGKDGIHGATFSSEELNENSPVSAVQIGDPITQKRMFDFLIRARDKALYRFITDNGAGGLSSSIGEMSEECGGCQLDLSKAPLKYPGLAPWEILISEAQERMSLAVPPEKIDEFMEMAKRYGVEATVLGTFTDSGIFHMLYGDKTVAYLPLSFMHAGLPPMQIPARWEKPVHEEPKLAPAADYTTDVKALLSSLNICSKESVVRRYDHEVQGGSVVKPFTGVDNDGPSDAAVVRPILDSFEGVVVGHGICPRYSDIDAYDMAANAIDEGLRNYVAVGGSLDLVAGLDNFCWCDPVLSERTPDGPYKMAQLVRANKALYDYCTVFSMPLISGKDSMKNDFYDGTTKISIPPTLLFSVIGKMEDARLAVTMDVKRAGDQVYLLGATANELGASEYLAQKGFVGNNVPKVDAQAALATYRAYGAALKAGLVASCHDLSDGGLAVAAAESAFAGGFGIELDLAQVPFKGDTAEKSDIVLLFSESASRLLVTVRAEKAAEFEKAMAGTAFAKIGAVTEEPTLKVKGVAGGVVVNAPNAELKAAWQEPLKDL is encoded by the coding sequence ATGCCCCACAGGATTGAGATCACCCTTAAGGACGAGGTCCGCGACCCGCGCGGCGAGCGCATCAAGCGCGAGATCGCACACTTCCTCCACCTTGACGTGGCCGATGTGCGCACCATCGACGTCTACACTGTCGACGCGCCGCTCTCCGCAGAGGAACTGAACCAGGTTGCCGCCGGTCCCTTCAGCGACCCGGTCATCCAGAACTACTCGATCGACAAGCCCGCCGCGGCAGGTTTCGACTACCTGGTCGAGGTCGGCTTCCGTCCCGGCGTCACCGACAACATCGGCCGCACCGCCGGCGAAGCGATCGGCTATCTCTTGGGCCGGCCGCTGGCTGCAGGGGAGGGGGTGTACACCTCGGTGCAGTACCTGATCTCCGGGAAGCTCTCCCAGTCCGACGCCGAGAAGATCGCCACCGGTCTTCTGTGCAACACGCTGATCCAGCGCTACCAGATCCTGGACGCGGCCACCTTCAAGGCCCAGGGGGGCGTCGCTCCCTTCGTTCCCAAGGTACAGGTCGAGGCGAAGGTCGAGGTCAACACCATCAACCTCGAGGTCTCCGACGAGGAGCTGATGCGCATCAGCCGTGACGGCGTGCTGGCCCTCACCCTGGACGAGATGAAGATCATCCAGGCGCACTACCGCGACCCGCAGGTGGTCGAGAAGCGCAAGAGCCTGGGCCTTGGCGCGGCACCCACCGACGTCGAGCTGGAGGCGCTCGCCCAGACCTGGTCCGAGCACTGCAAGCACAAGATCTTCTCCGCCGACGTCACCTACGACGACGGCACCGGCAAGACCGAGAAGATCAACTCCCTGTTCAAGAGCTACATCCAAAAGACCACCGCCGACGTGCGCGCCGCCCAGGGCGACAAGGACTACTGCCTGTCCGTCTTCAAGGACAACGCGGGGGTCATCAAGTTCAACGACGACTGGTCCCTGGTGTTCAAGGTGGAGACGCACAACTCCCCGTCCGCGCTCGACCCCTACGGCGGGGCGCTGACCGGCATCGTGGGCGTGAACCGCGACCCGTTCGGCACCGGCAAGGGCGCGAAGCTCATCTTCAATACCGACGTCTTCTGCTTCGCCGATCCGTTCTACGAGAAGGAGCTCCCCAAGCGCCTGCTGCACCCGCGCCGCATCTATGAGGGCGTGGTCGAGGGCGTCGAGCACGGCGGCAACAAGAGCGGCATCCCGACCGTGAACGGCTCCCTGGTGTTCGACGAGCGCTTCGCCGGCAAGCCGCTGGTATTCTGCGGCACCGCGGGGCTCATGCCCGCCACCATCAAGGGTGAGGCGTCGCACAAAAAGAACATCATCCCGGGCGACCTGATCGTGATGACCGGTGGCCGCATCGGCAAGGACGGCATCCACGGCGCCACCTTCTCCTCGGAAGAGCTGAACGAGAACTCGCCGGTATCCGCGGTGCAGATCGGCGACCCGATCACCCAGAAGCGGATGTTCGACTTCCTGATCCGCGCCCGCGACAAGGCGCTGTACCGCTTCATCACCGACAACGGGGCGGGGGGGCTTTCCTCCTCCATTGGCGAGATGTCCGAGGAGTGCGGCGGCTGCCAGCTCGACCTCTCCAAGGCTCCGCTCAAGTACCCGGGCCTGGCTCCGTGGGAGATCCTGATCTCCGAGGCGCAGGAAAGGATGAGCCTCGCCGTTCCGCCCGAGAAGATCGACGAGTTCATGGAAATGGCCAAGCGCTACGGCGTCGAGGCGACCGTGCTCGGCACCTTCACCGATTCCGGCATCTTCCACATGCTCTACGGCGACAAGACCGTGGCGTACCTGCCGCTTTCCTTCATGCACGCGGGGCTGCCGCCGATGCAGATCCCGGCGCGCTGGGAAAAACCGGTGCACGAGGAGCCCAAACTGGCCCCGGCGGCGGACTACACCACCGACGTGAAGGCGCTCCTTTCCTCCTTGAACATCTGCTCCAAGGAGAGCGTGGTGCGTCGCTACGACCATGAGGTCCAGGGCGGTTCCGTCGTCAAGCCGTTCACCGGCGTTGACAACGACGGCCCGTCCGATGCCGCCGTCGTGCGCCCGATCCTCGACTCCTTCGAGGGTGTCGTGGTCGGTCACGGCATCTGCCCGCGCTACAGCGACATCGACGCCTACGACATGGCTGCCAACGCCATCGATGAGGGCTTGAGGAACTACGTCGCCGTCGGCGGCTCGCTCGACCTCGTCGCCGGTCTGGACAACTTCTGCTGGTGCGATCCGGTCCTCTCCGAAAGGACCCCGGACGGCCCGTACAAGATGGCCCAGTTGGTGCGCGCCAACAAGGCGCTCTACGACTACTGCACCGTCTTCTCCATGCCGCTCATCTCCGGCAAGGACTCCATGAAGAACGACTTCTACGACGGCACCACCAAGATCTCCATCCCGCCGACCCTGCTTTTCTCGGTCATCGGCAAGATGGAGGACGCCCGCCTCGCCGTCACCATGGACGTGAAGCGTGCCGGTGACCAGGTGTACCTGCTGGGCGCTACCGCCAACGAGCTGGGCGCTTCCGAGTACCTGGCGCAGAAGGGCTTTGTCGGCAACAACGTGCCCAAGGTGGACGCACAGGCGGCACTGGCCACCTACCGCGCCTACGGTGCGGCACTGAAGGCCGGGCTGGTCGCTTCCTGCCACGACCTCTCCGACGGCGGCCTTGCCGTTGCAGCTGCCGAGTCCGCCTTCGCCGGCGGCTTCGGCATCGAGCTCGACCTGGCGCAGGTGCCCTTCAAGGGCGATACGGCAGAGAAGAGCGACATCGTGCTCCTCTTCTCCGAGTCCGCATCCCGCCTGCTGGTGACGGTGCGCGCCGAGAAGGCTGCCGAGTTCGAGAAGGCGATGGCCGGTACCGCGTTCGCCAAGATCGGCGCGGTGACCGAGGAGCCGACCCTGAAGGTGAAGGGTGTTGCCGGTGGTGTGGTGGTGAATGCCCCCAATGCCGAGCTGAAGGCCGCCTGGCAGGAGCCGCTGAAGGACCTGTAA